In Streptomyces chartreusis NRRL 3882, the following are encoded in one genomic region:
- a CDS encoding glycogen debranching N-terminal domain-containing protein translates to MTDRHHLLVHGGTFAAVGDRGDISGYRGGSAPDGMFVRDARHLSRWQLTVDGAVPDTLTPVADGDTARCVLVPRGGRSEPPAYTLFREQAVGDASFVESLRVTSNRPVPTTVRLAVTADADFTDQFELRADQRTYTKAGAVRSRQVLRHGVEFSYRRGEWRSVTTVTAEPQPDAVEETGTGARRLVWNLDLEPHGTAELVLRVMARPHGDKRALRVPRSPAALQQQLLAREGRFMEGVALPAGWPELSAACTRGLADLAALQVPATGPDGEELRVPAAGAPWFLTLLGRDALLTSLFALPYRPRLAAATLPALAATQATDAGASEVAQPGKIVHEVRHGELAHFGQVPYGRYYGSVDATPLFLVLLGAYTEQTGDTGLARRLEPHARAAVGWMLDHGGLTSRGYLVYRADRGGLANQNWKDSPGAICSAEGTRPNGPVTAAGAQGYAYDALRRTAWLARTVWQDGTYADLLEQAAGDLRDRFQRDFWMPEHSFPALALDGRGGQVDALASDAGHLLWSGLLDKEYGEQVGRRLLEPDFFSGWGVRTLAAGQPAYHPLSYHRGSVWPHDNALIALGLARYGLHDEARAIARGLVDAASATGHRLPEVLAGYGRDTHPEPVPYPHACVRESRSASAPLALLTAVGGA, encoded by the coding sequence ATGACGGACCGGCATCATCTGCTCGTGCACGGCGGGACGTTCGCCGCCGTCGGCGACCGCGGCGACATCAGCGGCTACCGGGGCGGCAGCGCCCCGGACGGAATGTTCGTACGGGACGCGCGGCATCTGAGCCGGTGGCAGCTCACCGTCGACGGAGCCGTGCCGGACACGCTGACGCCGGTGGCCGACGGGGACACCGCGCGCTGCGTGCTCGTCCCGCGCGGCGGCCGCAGCGAGCCGCCCGCGTACACGCTCTTCCGCGAACAGGCCGTCGGGGACGCCTCGTTCGTCGAGTCGCTGCGAGTCACCAGCAACCGCCCGGTGCCGACGACGGTCCGCCTCGCGGTCACCGCCGACGCCGACTTCACCGACCAGTTCGAGCTGCGCGCCGACCAGCGCACCTACACGAAGGCCGGTGCCGTCCGCTCCCGCCAGGTCCTCCGGCACGGCGTGGAGTTCAGCTACCGGCGCGGCGAGTGGCGGTCCGTCACGACCGTGACGGCCGAGCCCCAGCCGGACGCCGTGGAGGAGACCGGCACCGGCGCCCGCCGCCTGGTGTGGAACCTGGACCTCGAACCGCACGGCACGGCCGAGCTGGTCCTGCGGGTCATGGCCCGCCCGCACGGCGACAAGCGCGCCCTGCGCGTGCCCCGCTCCCCCGCCGCCCTCCAGCAGCAACTCCTCGCCCGGGAAGGCCGGTTCATGGAGGGCGTGGCCCTGCCGGCCGGCTGGCCGGAGCTGTCCGCTGCCTGCACCCGGGGTCTCGCCGACCTGGCCGCGCTCCAGGTCCCGGCGACGGGCCCGGACGGGGAGGAACTGCGCGTCCCGGCCGCCGGTGCCCCCTGGTTCCTGACCCTGCTGGGCCGGGACGCGCTGCTGACCTCGCTGTTCGCCCTGCCCTACCGGCCCCGGCTGGCCGCCGCCACCCTGCCCGCGCTCGCCGCGACCCAGGCCACGGACGCCGGTGCCAGCGAGGTCGCCCAGCCCGGGAAGATCGTGCACGAGGTGCGGCACGGCGAACTGGCGCACTTCGGCCAGGTCCCCTACGGCCGCTACTACGGCTCGGTCGACGCCACGCCCCTGTTCCTCGTCCTGCTCGGCGCGTACACCGAGCAGACCGGCGACACCGGCCTGGCCCGCCGTCTGGAGCCGCATGCCCGGGCGGCGGTCGGCTGGATGCTCGACCACGGCGGCCTGACCTCGCGCGGCTACCTCGTGTACCGCGCCGACCGGGGCGGCCTCGCCAACCAGAACTGGAAGGACTCCCCCGGCGCCATCTGCTCCGCCGAAGGCACCCGCCCCAACGGCCCGGTGACGGCCGCGGGCGCCCAGGGCTACGCGTACGACGCGCTGCGCCGCACGGCGTGGCTCGCGCGCACGGTCTGGCAGGACGGGACGTACGCGGACCTGCTGGAGCAGGCGGCCGGTGACCTGCGCGACCGTTTCCAGCGGGACTTCTGGATGCCGGAGCACTCCTTCCCGGCACTCGCGCTCGACGGCCGGGGCGGACAGGTCGACGCGCTCGCCTCCGACGCCGGGCATCTGCTGTGGTCGGGCCTGCTGGACAAGGAGTACGGCGAGCAGGTCGGCCGACGCCTGCTGGAGCCGGACTTCTTCTCCGGCTGGGGCGTGCGCACCCTGGCCGCCGGCCAGCCCGCCTACCACCCGCTCTCCTACCACCGCGGCTCGGTCTGGCCGCACGACAACGCGCTGATCGCGCTGGGCCTGGCCCGCTACGGGCTGCACGACGAGGCCCGCGCGATCGCCCGCGGCCTGGTCGACGCGGCGAGCGCGACCGGCCACCGGCTGCCGGAGGTCCTCGCGGGCTACGGCCGCGACACCCACCCCGAGCCGGTGCCGTACCCGCACGCGTGCGTACGTGAATCCCGGTCGGCGTCGGCCCCGTTGGCCCTGCTCACGGCGGTCGGCGGCGCCTGA
- a CDS encoding MGH1-like glycoside hydrolase domain-containing protein encodes MDSTAQRAPRPTGRTVAYDPSSTASPLHVRAAAVLEAGWTGTSTVPSRGLYPHQWSWDSAFIAIGLRHLSPLRAQTELETLLAAQWADGRIPHIVFNPSVPLDAYFPSPDFWRSSTAGRAAGAPRTVQTSGIVQPPVHALAAWLVHLADPGLSRARGFLTRVYPRLAAWHRYLLHRRDLGGGGLVSVVHPWEQGMDNSPCWDRPLSRVTPAPARSFRRADLAHGSPEDRPTDLDYGRYVRLAADYRDRGYADGGIGGAARRASVEGGGGRRAGDFAVEDPAFNALLIASEYALARIAHELGAAASARQDRAERLTAALVERLWEPSAGMFLCRDVCAGELIPERGVSGLVPLLLPSLPRDLAATLVRTLSGPHFGLGGTTRLVPSYDLLGEAFDPHRYWRGPAWFNTSWLLERGLRLHGERGRADALRRGILHTAGASDFAEYVDPYTAQACGATGFGWTAALTLDLLHDRPARDRNGVTAIKGEDRA; translated from the coding sequence GTGGACAGCACCGCCCAACGCGCCCCTCGTCCCACGGGACGAACCGTTGCATACGATCCGTCCAGTACCGCGTCACCGCTGCACGTCAGGGCCGCCGCCGTGCTGGAGGCCGGCTGGACGGGCACGTCCACGGTGCCCTCGCGCGGTCTGTATCCGCACCAGTGGTCATGGGACTCGGCGTTCATCGCGATCGGCCTGAGACACCTGTCGCCGTTACGGGCGCAGACGGAACTGGAGACGCTGCTGGCGGCCCAGTGGGCCGACGGGCGCATCCCGCACATCGTCTTCAACCCCTCCGTCCCGCTCGACGCGTACTTCCCGAGCCCCGACTTCTGGCGCTCCTCGACCGCGGGGCGCGCCGCGGGCGCCCCGCGCACCGTACAGACCTCAGGGATCGTGCAGCCACCGGTCCACGCGCTGGCCGCGTGGCTGGTGCACCTCGCCGACCCCGGTCTGTCCCGGGCGCGCGGCTTCCTCACCCGGGTGTATCCCCGGCTCGCGGCCTGGCACCGGTACCTGCTGCACCGGCGCGACCTGGGCGGGGGCGGGCTGGTGTCCGTCGTGCACCCCTGGGAACAGGGTATGGACAACAGCCCCTGCTGGGACCGTCCGCTCTCCCGGGTCACTCCGGCCCCGGCCCGCTCCTTCCGCCGCGCCGACCTCGCCCACGGCTCCCCCGAGGACCGGCCGACGGACCTGGACTACGGGCGGTACGTGCGACTGGCGGCCGACTACCGGGACCGTGGATACGCCGACGGTGGAATCGGGGGTGCGGCCCGCAGGGCCTCGGTTGAGGGCGGTGGTGGGAGACGGGCGGGCGATTTCGCCGTGGAGGACCCGGCGTTCAACGCCCTGCTCATCGCCTCCGAGTACGCCCTGGCCCGGATCGCCCACGAGCTGGGCGCTGCGGCCTCGGCCCGGCAGGACCGCGCCGAGCGCCTCACCGCCGCCCTGGTGGAGCGGCTGTGGGAGCCGTCGGCGGGGATGTTCCTGTGCCGGGACGTGTGCGCCGGGGAGCTGATCCCCGAGCGCGGTGTCTCCGGGCTCGTACCGCTGCTGCTGCCGAGCCTGCCGCGCGACCTGGCGGCCACCCTGGTGCGCACCCTGAGCGGCCCGCATTTCGGGCTCGGCGGCACGACCCGGCTGGTGCCCAGCTACGACCTGCTCGGCGAGGCCTTCGACCCGCACCGCTACTGGCGCGGCCCGGCCTGGTTCAACACCAGCTGGCTGCTGGAGCGCGGGCTGCGGCTGCACGGCGAGCGCGGCCGGGCCGACGCCCTGCGCAGGGGGATCCTGCACACCGCGGGCGCCTCCGACTTCGCGGAGTACGTGGACCCGTACACCGCACAGGCCTGCGGCGCCACCGGCTTCGGCTGGACCGCCGCGCTCACGCTCGACCTGCTGCACGACCGGCCCGCACGGGACAGGAACGGCGTCACGGCGATCAAGGGAGAGGACCGGGCATGA
- a CDS encoding ROK family transcriptional regulator codes for MTGRPVRTGRGTGQASAGELLELVRSRRAVTRGALQQATGLSRATVGQRLDRLFRAGWLREGAGGPVDSPLGGRPSITLEFDDEHAVVLASDLDTRHARAAVLSLSGEILAEHSGTLVVEDGPDVVLGELGRWFGELLEKTGRGAESVCGVGLAVPGPVDTETGRVVQPPIMPGWDGYDIRSRLARALTEHTGAAAVPVLVDNDANLMAYGEQRTGYPDCSAFVLVKVSTGIGAGVVVDGAVFRGIDGGAGDIGHIRVPEGAQTLCRCGSYGCLAAIASGGAVARRLAEAGVPAASGSDVRDLLASGHPEAVGLAREAGRRVGDVLATVVTLLNPGVLMIAGDLAGTPFLTGVRELLYQRALPRSTAHLDVVTARLGERSGLVGAGAMVVEHLYAPERVEERLRALGV; via the coding sequence ATGACCGGACGGCCCGTCAGAACGGGACGAGGTACCGGCCAGGCGAGTGCCGGCGAACTGCTCGAACTGGTGCGCAGTCGTCGCGCCGTGACCCGGGGTGCGCTCCAGCAGGCGACCGGACTGTCCCGGGCCACCGTCGGGCAGCGGCTCGACCGGCTCTTCCGCGCGGGCTGGCTGCGCGAGGGCGCCGGGGGGCCGGTGGACTCCCCGCTGGGCGGGCGCCCCTCCATCACCCTGGAGTTCGACGACGAGCACGCGGTGGTCCTGGCCTCCGACCTCGACACCCGGCACGCGCGGGCGGCCGTGCTGTCGCTGAGCGGCGAGATCCTCGCCGAGCACTCCGGCACCCTCGTCGTCGAGGACGGGCCGGACGTCGTGCTGGGAGAACTCGGCCGCTGGTTCGGCGAGTTGCTGGAGAAGACCGGCCGCGGGGCCGAGTCGGTGTGCGGCGTAGGGCTCGCCGTGCCCGGCCCGGTCGACACCGAGACCGGCCGCGTCGTCCAGCCGCCGATCATGCCCGGCTGGGACGGCTACGACATAAGGAGCCGGCTGGCCCGGGCGCTCACCGAGCACACGGGCGCCGCCGCGGTGCCGGTGCTGGTGGACAACGACGCCAACCTCATGGCGTACGGCGAACAGCGCACCGGCTATCCCGACTGCTCCGCCTTCGTGCTGGTCAAGGTCTCCACCGGCATCGGTGCCGGGGTCGTGGTGGACGGCGCGGTCTTCCGGGGCATCGACGGGGGCGCCGGGGACATCGGGCACATCCGGGTGCCGGAGGGCGCCCAGACGCTGTGCCGGTGCGGCTCCTACGGCTGTCTGGCCGCCATCGCGAGCGGTGGCGCGGTGGCGCGGCGGCTGGCCGAGGCCGGGGTGCCGGCGGCGTCCGGCTCGGACGTGCGGGACCTGCTGGCGTCCGGGCATCCCGAGGCGGTCGGCCTCGCCCGGGAGGCCGGGCGCCGGGTGGGGGACGTACTCGCGACCGTGGTGACCCTGCTCAACCCCGGGGTGCTGATGATCGCCGGGGATCTGGCCGGAACCCCCTTCCTCACGGGCGTGCGCGAACTGCTCTACCAGCGGGCGCTGCCCCGCTCCACCGCCCACCTGGACGTCGTGACGGCGCGGCTCGGCGAGCGGTCCGGGCTGGTCGGGGCCGGGGCGATGGTCGTGGAGCACCTCTACGCCCCCGAGCGGGTCGAGGAGCGGCTGCGCGCGCTCGGGGTGTGA